The following coding sequences lie in one Cupriavidus sp. WKF15 genomic window:
- a CDS encoding sulfite exporter TauE/SafE family protein: MSLALIPALLALGAFTGFCAGLLGVGGGMMMVPFLTLLFTSLGFAGEAIVHMAIATSMGTILFTSLSSVRAHHKRGAVRWPIVLALAPGILLGGMIGGGKVFAALKTSWLSLAFACFVGFSALQMLRSRRPEPSRQLPGVPGMVGAGSVIGFLSSLVGAGGAFVSVPFMTWCNVPIHNAVATSAALGFPIAVASVLGYIWSGWQQPGLPVGSLGYIYLPALLAIAIASVLTAPLGARTAHRMDVAQLRKAFAVLLLSLASYMFWKAWRAF, translated from the coding sequence ATGAGTCTTGCCCTGATTCCCGCCCTGCTCGCGCTGGGCGCCTTTACCGGTTTCTGCGCCGGCCTGCTCGGCGTGGGCGGCGGCATGATGATGGTGCCCTTCCTCACGCTGCTGTTCACGAGCCTCGGCTTTGCCGGCGAGGCCATCGTGCACATGGCCATCGCCACGTCGATGGGGACCATCCTGTTCACTTCGCTGTCGTCGGTGCGGGCCCATCACAAGCGCGGCGCGGTGCGCTGGCCGATCGTGCTCGCGCTGGCGCCGGGGATCCTGCTGGGCGGCATGATCGGCGGCGGCAAGGTGTTCGCCGCGCTCAAGACAAGCTGGCTGTCGCTGGCATTTGCCTGCTTCGTCGGCTTCTCGGCGCTGCAGATGCTGCGCAGCCGGCGCCCCGAGCCAAGCCGCCAGTTGCCGGGAGTGCCGGGCATGGTGGGCGCGGGATCGGTGATCGGCTTCCTGTCCAGCCTGGTCGGCGCGGGCGGTGCCTTTGTTTCCGTGCCGTTCATGACCTGGTGCAATGTGCCCATCCACAATGCAGTGGCCACCTCGGCTGCACTGGGCTTTCCGATTGCGGTAGCCAGTGTGCTCGGCTACATCTGGAGCGGCTGGCAGCAGCCGGGCCTGCCAGTCGGCTCGCTCGGCTATATCTACCTGCCGGCGCTGCTGGCGATTGCCATCGCCAGCGTGCTGACGGCGCCGCTGGGTGCGCGCACCGCGCACCGCATGGACGTGGCGCAGCTCAGGAAGGCGTTCGCGGTGTTACTGCTATCCCTGGCCAGCTACATGTTCTGGAAGGCCTGGAGGGCATTCTGA
- a CDS encoding cell division protein ZapA: MSNKQVEVNIAGQPYRFAISPENEAALLEAVALVDTQMNKLRNNASAKGVERVAVMAAITIASDLLALQRKQQADGAIPVDAIRARIRELNERADEALRQYAHVGTGTQAQPN, translated from the coding sequence ATGAGCAACAAGCAAGTCGAAGTGAATATCGCCGGCCAGCCCTACCGCTTCGCGATCTCGCCCGAGAACGAGGCCGCGCTGCTGGAGGCGGTGGCCCTGGTGGACACGCAGATGAACAAGCTGCGCAACAACGCCTCGGCCAAGGGCGTGGAGCGCGTGGCGGTGATGGCGGCGATCACCATCGCGTCCGACCTGCTGGCCCTGCAGCGCAAGCAGCAGGCGGACGGCGCAATCCCCGTCGATGCCATCCGCGCGCGCATCCGCGAGCTCAACGAGCGCGCCGACGAGGCCTTGCGGCAATATGCGCATGTTGGCACCGGCACGCAGGCGCAGCCGAACTGA
- a CDS encoding TonB-dependent receptor encodes MRSSLYRSNRPALPTVRPSVAVVLAALSSLALNPAVAQTAGMPGASQPAADAAPAQLAPVVVTSTRTAQPLTEALPHTTVVTQEDIVNSQAPDLRTLLRNQAGVELTTNGGMGTNTSLFMRGANSNQTLILIDGVRVSSVSSGTAQLANILPDQIDHIEVVRGNVSALYGSDAIGGVVQIFTKSGAGQAPAANAQVEYGSNNTRQGTVGYGGQIGDTSFNVTGSAFKTDGFSSINTKQAPRANPNDNPYENQSVSAQVKHQFTPNWDAGVAGYYSKSKLSYDSSFGRPTDDNRSNSELYTVSAFVNGKVLPDWATHFKLAQSEDRSENFLNGVNNGTFNTRNRQFNWQNEYALAPTHTLLFGTDYLQQELDSNSYVAPSRNVFSVFGGYDGRFGKHQLQLNGRNDHYSDFGNQGSFFAGYGYNLTDALKLIASVSNAFRAPTFNELYFPGFGNPNLQPERAKSAEAGVQYNTPQAGLLRVTAFETRYNDLIVTVAQPNGMFLPSNVNKAKVQGLEASWRATLWNTDVGASVTFQNPVDEQTNTQLVRRARRHAAFDVGRNFGNWRFGGEWLLSSSRLDAGSRTLGGYGIVNLNARYNIDKQWFVAARVENLFDKNYQLAFPYNTQGRAGYITLGWRQK; translated from the coding sequence ATGCGTTCATCGCTTTACAGGTCGAACCGTCCGGCGCTGCCGACGGTGCGTCCGTCCGTGGCTGTCGTGCTGGCTGCCCTGTCTTCCCTTGCCCTGAATCCTGCCGTGGCCCAGACCGCCGGGATGCCGGGCGCGTCCCAGCCGGCCGCCGACGCCGCGCCCGCGCAACTCGCGCCGGTGGTGGTCACGTCGACCCGCACCGCGCAGCCGCTCACCGAGGCCCTGCCGCATACCACGGTTGTGACGCAGGAAGATATCGTCAACTCGCAGGCACCGGACCTGCGCACGCTGCTGCGCAACCAGGCCGGCGTGGAGCTGACCACCAATGGCGGCATGGGCACGAACACCTCGCTGTTCATGCGCGGCGCCAATTCCAACCAGACACTGATCCTGATCGACGGCGTGCGCGTGTCTTCGGTGAGCAGCGGCACGGCGCAGCTGGCCAATATCCTGCCCGACCAGATCGACCATATCGAAGTGGTGCGCGGCAACGTGTCGGCGCTGTACGGTTCGGACGCAATTGGCGGCGTGGTGCAGATCTTCACCAAGAGCGGTGCTGGCCAGGCGCCGGCCGCGAACGCGCAGGTCGAATACGGCAGCAACAATACGCGCCAGGGCACGGTCGGCTACGGCGGCCAGATCGGCGACACCTCGTTCAACGTGACCGGCTCCGCGTTCAAGACCGACGGCTTCTCGTCGATCAACACGAAGCAGGCGCCGCGCGCCAACCCGAATGACAACCCGTACGAGAACCAGAGCGTATCGGCGCAGGTGAAGCACCAGTTCACGCCGAACTGGGACGCGGGCGTGGCCGGCTACTATTCGAAGAGCAAGCTGTCGTACGACAGCAGCTTCGGCCGGCCCACCGACGACAACCGCTCCAACAGCGAGCTGTACACCGTGTCGGCCTTCGTCAACGGCAAGGTGCTGCCGGACTGGGCCACGCACTTCAAGCTGGCGCAGAGCGAGGACCGCAGCGAGAACTTCCTGAATGGCGTGAACAACGGCACCTTCAACACGCGCAACCGCCAGTTCAACTGGCAGAACGAGTACGCGCTGGCACCGACACACACCTTGCTGTTCGGCACCGACTACCTGCAGCAGGAGCTGGATTCCAATTCGTACGTCGCGCCCTCGCGCAATGTCTTCTCGGTGTTCGGCGGCTATGATGGCCGCTTCGGCAAGCACCAGCTGCAACTCAACGGCCGCAACGACCACTACTCGGACTTCGGCAACCAGGGCAGCTTCTTTGCCGGCTATGGCTACAACCTGACCGATGCGCTCAAGCTGATCGCCAGCGTCAGCAACGCCTTCCGCGCGCCGACTTTCAACGAGTTGTATTTCCCGGGCTTCGGCAATCCGAACCTGCAGCCCGAGCGCGCCAAGTCGGCCGAAGCCGGGGTGCAGTACAACACGCCGCAAGCCGGCCTGCTGCGCGTGACGGCCTTTGAAACGCGCTACAACGACCTGATCGTCACGGTGGCGCAGCCCAACGGCATGTTCCTGCCGAGCAACGTCAACAAGGCCAAGGTACAGGGCCTCGAGGCCTCCTGGCGCGCGACACTATGGAACACCGATGTCGGTGCCAGCGTCACGTTCCAGAACCCGGTCGACGAGCAGACCAACACCCAGCTCGTGCGCCGTGCGCGCCGCCATGCCGCATTCGACGTGGGCCGCAATTTCGGCAACTGGCGCTTCGGCGGCGAGTGGCTGCTGTCGTCGTCGCGCCTGGACGCGGGCTCGCGCACGCTGGGCGGATACGGTATCGTCAACCTCAACGCGCGCTACAACATCGACAAGCAATGGTTCGTCGCTGCCCGGGTGGAAAACCTGTTCGACAAGAACTACCAGCTTGCCTTCCCGTACAACACGCAGGGCAGGGCGGGCTACATCACGCTGGGCTGGCGCCAGAAGTGA
- the cobO gene encoding cob(I)yrinic acid a,c-diamide adenosyltransferase has translation MVRKKEVVDAKIAAAQDERGVIVITTGNGKGKSSSGFGMVVRALGHGMRTGVVQFIKGAQPTGEEMFLRRFPDECAFHVMGEGYTWETQDRARDVAKAEAAWEVARGMLRDPSIGLVLLDELNIALKLHYLDVEQVVADLRARPPMQHVVVTGRGAPPALVEAADTVTDMVPVKHAFQQGIKAQRGVEM, from the coding sequence ATGGTCCGCAAGAAGGAAGTGGTCGACGCGAAGATCGCCGCCGCGCAGGACGAGCGCGGCGTGATCGTGATCACCACCGGCAACGGCAAGGGCAAGTCCAGCTCGGGCTTCGGCATGGTGGTGCGCGCGCTGGGCCACGGCATGCGCACCGGCGTCGTGCAGTTCATCAAGGGCGCGCAGCCTACCGGCGAGGAAATGTTCCTGCGCCGCTTTCCCGACGAGTGCGCTTTCCACGTAATGGGCGAAGGCTATACCTGGGAAACGCAGGACCGCGCGCGCGACGTGGCCAAGGCCGAAGCGGCCTGGGAAGTGGCCCGGGGCATGCTGCGCGACCCGTCGATCGGGCTCGTGCTGCTCGACGAACTCAATATTGCGCTCAAGCTGCACTATCTTGATGTGGAGCAGGTCGTCGCCGACCTGCGTGCGCGCCCGCCGATGCAGCACGTGGTCGTCACGGGCCGCGGGGCGCCACCGGCACTGGTGGAGGCGGCCGACACCGTGACCGACATGGTTCCTGTCAAGCACGCCTTCCAGCAGGGCATCAAGGCGCAGCGCGGCGTGGAGATGTAG
- a CDS encoding SIMPL domain-containing protein (The SIMPL domain is named for its presence in mouse protein SIMPL (signalling molecule that associates with mouse pelle-like kinase). Bacterial member BP26, from Brucella, was shown to assemble into a channel-like structure, while YggE from E. coli has been associated with resistance to oxidative stress.) yields MKQLLAATLLGTSALVASAQTLPAPAGVLSLSAQAVTEVPTDVVHLTLAAEQEGAEPGAISSQLSTRTQAVINQAKRTPGVQAESGGFTIRPSTDRNGRISTWRGRSEVILQSRDFAAVSKLAGELANQMQVQGIAFSLSREARQAAEGKLTEQAVSAFREKAQSASKLFGYSSYTIREVNVNESGMVPPMPRMYGAAKAMMSDSAAPVPVEGGKTQVTVSVNGSVQMLK; encoded by the coding sequence ATGAAACAACTGCTTGCAGCCACCCTGCTCGGCACCTCGGCGCTGGTCGCATCCGCGCAAACCCTGCCGGCGCCGGCCGGCGTGCTGTCCCTCTCGGCACAGGCCGTGACCGAAGTGCCGACCGACGTGGTGCACCTGACACTGGCGGCAGAGCAGGAAGGCGCGGAGCCGGGCGCGATCTCGTCGCAGCTCTCGACCCGCACGCAGGCCGTCATCAACCAGGCCAAGCGCACGCCGGGTGTGCAGGCGGAGTCTGGTGGCTTCACGATCCGCCCGAGTACCGACCGCAACGGCCGCATCAGTACGTGGCGCGGCCGCTCGGAAGTCATCCTGCAGTCGCGTGATTTTGCCGCCGTGTCGAAGCTGGCCGGTGAGCTGGCCAACCAGATGCAGGTACAGGGCATTGCGTTTTCGCTGTCGCGCGAAGCGCGCCAGGCCGCCGAGGGCAAGCTGACCGAGCAGGCCGTGAGCGCATTCCGCGAAAAAGCGCAGTCCGCCTCGAAGCTGTTCGGCTACAGCAGCTATACGATCCGCGAAGTGAACGTGAACGAGAGCGGCATGGTGCCGCCGATGCCGCGCATGTATGGCGCTGCCAAGGCCATGATGTCCGACTCCGCGGCACCGGTACCCGTCGAGGGCGGCAAGACGCAGGTCACCGTGTCGGTGAATGGCTCGGTGCAGATGCTGAAGTAA
- a CDS encoding EVE domain-containing protein, with protein sequence MSRAENNRTEKAPARARQYWLMKSEPDEASIDTLATEGTLPWTGVRNYQARNFMRDVMRIGDGVLFYHSSCPEPGIAGIAEVCSQPYPDPTQFDPKSHYYDAASRADEPRWQLVDVKFVRKSALIPLAELRAHEELADMVVLRRGNRLSITPVTPAEWRFITTRLMG encoded by the coding sequence ATGAGCCGCGCAGAAAACAACCGCACGGAAAAAGCGCCCGCACGTGCCCGCCAGTACTGGCTGATGAAGTCCGAGCCGGACGAAGCCAGCATCGATACCCTTGCCACGGAAGGGACATTGCCGTGGACCGGCGTGCGCAACTACCAGGCACGCAATTTCATGCGCGACGTCATGCGCATCGGCGACGGCGTGCTGTTCTACCACTCGTCCTGTCCGGAACCCGGCATTGCCGGGATCGCCGAGGTCTGCTCGCAGCCCTACCCCGATCCGACCCAGTTCGATCCGAAGAGCCATTACTACGACGCGGCATCCAGGGCAGACGAACCGCGCTGGCAGCTCGTCGACGTGAAGTTCGTGCGCAAGAGCGCACTGATCCCGCTGGCGGAACTGCGCGCGCATGAGGAACTGGCCGATATGGTCGTGCTACGGCGCGGCAACCGGCTCTCGATCACGCCGGTCACGCCGGCCGAATGGCGCTTCATCACCACGCGGCTGATGGGCTGA
- a CDS encoding ABC transporter ATP-binding protein has protein sequence MTSWSEPAAACPTLALRDVSLRTGTRVLLERLSLEIAPGQLWCVAGPNGVGKSTLMAVLSGLRRADAGGASLDGTPLERLSPAALARQRAYLPQAVHDTFSMSVLDAVRVGRHPHLSGWGWAGRDDDAVVRAAIHAMDLDTLSARDVLTLSGGERQRAALAAVLAQQAPLLLLDEPVSHLDLRHQIMVLEALAALARAGRHAIVVILHDLNLARRYATHALLMAENGTALHGPAHQVLTPEQCSHALRTPIVSVTDGVHTALIPDGSPRPAGSSHDEP, from the coding sequence ATGACGTCATGGTCAGAACCCGCGGCCGCATGCCCGACGCTGGCGCTCCGTGATGTGAGCCTGCGCACCGGCACGCGCGTACTGCTCGAGCGCCTGTCGCTGGAGATCGCGCCGGGCCAGCTCTGGTGCGTGGCCGGGCCCAACGGCGTGGGCAAGTCCACGCTGATGGCGGTGCTGTCCGGCCTGCGCCGCGCGGATGCCGGCGGCGCCAGCCTGGATGGCACGCCGCTCGAGCGCCTGTCGCCGGCCGCACTGGCCCGCCAGCGCGCCTATCTGCCGCAGGCGGTGCATGACACCTTCTCGATGTCCGTGCTGGATGCCGTGCGCGTCGGCCGCCATCCACACCTGTCCGGCTGGGGCTGGGCCGGCCGGGACGACGATGCCGTGGTGCGCGCCGCCATCCATGCGATGGATCTCGACACCCTGTCCGCACGCGATGTGCTGACGTTGTCCGGCGGCGAACGCCAGCGCGCGGCGCTGGCCGCCGTGCTGGCGCAGCAGGCGCCGCTGCTGCTCCTCGATGAACCGGTCTCGCACCTGGACTTGCGCCACCAGATCATGGTGCTCGAAGCGCTGGCGGCGCTGGCGCGCGCCGGCCGCCACGCCATCGTCGTGATCCTGCACGACCTGAACCTGGCCCGACGCTATGCCACCCATGCGCTGCTGATGGCCGAAAATGGCACCGCGCTGCATGGGCCGGCGCATCAGGTGCTGACACCCGAACAATGCTCGCATGCGCTGCGCACGCCGATCGTCAGCGTCACGGACGGTGTGCACACCGCGCTGATTCCAGATGGATCTCCCCGCCCGGCGGGGTCATCGCACGACGAACCATGA
- a CDS encoding iron ABC transporter permease — MSDFRRALAVWLALAAAVVAVFLLSLALGSVRMDAGQLWQALTGADTGTAGAIVRDLRLPRAAAAFACGGLLALSGALMQVLLRNPLAEPYVLGVSGGAATGALGAMLMMLPLWAVQGGAAGGALLSMVLVATLARRDLLHPQVQGGHHEAGARLLLTGVILASGWGALITLILAIAPEARLRGMLFWLTGDLGGTAEYGAALAMLLLAVLLAMPMARSLNVMLLGETVAQSLGVRVGRVRLATFLLASLSIAVAITTAGSIGFVGLVVPHLVRLAWGNDQRLLLPASALLGGALLMAADLIARTVIAPAQLPVGVITALLGVPTFLYLLLRRPR, encoded by the coding sequence ATGTCTGACTTCCGGCGCGCCCTCGCGGTATGGCTGGCGCTCGCGGCCGCGGTCGTGGCGGTGTTCCTGCTGTCGCTGGCGCTGGGCAGCGTGCGCATGGATGCCGGCCAGCTCTGGCAGGCGCTGACCGGCGCCGACACCGGCACCGCCGGTGCCATCGTGCGCGACCTGCGCCTGCCGCGCGCGGCGGCGGCGTTCGCATGCGGCGGCTTGCTGGCCCTGTCCGGTGCGCTGATGCAGGTGCTGCTTCGCAATCCGCTGGCCGAACCGTATGTACTGGGCGTATCCGGCGGCGCCGCCACCGGCGCGCTTGGGGCGATGCTCATGATGCTGCCGCTATGGGCCGTGCAGGGCGGTGCGGCGGGCGGTGCGCTGCTTTCGATGGTGCTGGTTGCCACGCTGGCGCGGCGCGATCTGCTGCATCCGCAGGTACAGGGCGGACACCATGAGGCCGGGGCGCGCCTGTTGCTGACTGGCGTGATCCTGGCTTCAGGCTGGGGCGCGCTGATCACGCTGATCCTCGCGATTGCGCCCGAGGCCCGGCTGCGCGGCATGCTTTTCTGGCTCACGGGCGATCTGGGCGGTACGGCCGAATATGGTGCCGCGCTCGCCATGCTGCTGCTTGCCGTGCTGCTGGCCATGCCGATGGCGCGTTCGCTCAATGTGATGCTGCTCGGTGAAACCGTGGCGCAATCGCTGGGTGTGCGAGTCGGGCGCGTGCGCCTGGCCACGTTCCTGCTCGCTTCGCTGTCGATCGCCGTGGCCATCACGACCGCCGGCTCCATCGGCTTTGTCGGCCTGGTGGTGCCGCATCTCGTGCGCCTCGCCTGGGGCAACGACCAGCGCCTGCTGCTGCCGGCCTCGGCGCTGCTTGGCGGCGCGCTGCTCATGGCTGCCGACCTGATCGCCCGCACCGTGATCGCGCCCGCGCAGCTTCCGGTGGGTGTCATCACCGCGCTGCTGGGCGTGCCGACCTTCCTCTACCTGCTGCTGCGGAGGCCACGATGA
- a CDS encoding enoyl-CoA hydratase-related protein → MSGTVEFAAQGTTATVTLSHPGKLNAISAQMWLALADGFTRLSADTSLRCVVVRGADGNFAAGADIAEFPIVRGDESAVRRYHMEIIAPALEAIAGCPHPTVAMIEGVCVGGGLEIACHCDLRIAADNSRFGVPINRLGFPMAPGELQGLLALAGRAVALEILLEGRVFDAAEAREKGLLTRVVPAGALAAEVDATVRRITAGAPVAARINKATIRRLSPQPEPLSAKELAAHFAYAEGGDHAEGVAAFLARRPPRFEGN, encoded by the coding sequence ATGAGCGGTACTGTCGAGTTCGCAGCCCAAGGCACCACGGCTACTGTCACGCTGTCGCACCCGGGCAAGCTCAACGCCATCTCGGCGCAGATGTGGCTGGCGCTGGCCGACGGCTTCACGCGGCTGTCGGCCGACACCTCGCTGCGCTGCGTGGTGGTGCGCGGCGCCGATGGCAATTTTGCCGCCGGCGCCGACATTGCCGAGTTCCCCATCGTGCGCGGCGACGAGTCCGCGGTGCGCCGCTACCACATGGAGATCATCGCTCCGGCGCTGGAGGCCATTGCCGGCTGCCCGCACCCGACCGTGGCGATGATCGAGGGCGTATGCGTCGGCGGCGGGCTGGAGATCGCCTGCCATTGCGACCTGCGCATCGCGGCGGACAATAGCCGCTTCGGCGTGCCGATCAACCGGCTCGGCTTTCCGATGGCGCCGGGTGAACTGCAGGGTTTGCTCGCGCTGGCGGGGCGTGCCGTCGCGCTGGAGATCCTGCTCGAGGGCCGCGTCTTCGATGCGGCCGAGGCGCGCGAAAAGGGCTTGCTGACTCGCGTGGTGCCGGCCGGCGCATTGGCGGCGGAGGTCGATGCCACGGTGCGCAGGATCACGGCCGGGGCACCCGTCGCGGCGCGCATCAACAAGGCCACGATCCGCCGCCTGTCGCCGCAGCCCGAGCCGCTGAGCGCCAAGGAACTGGCCGCGCATTTCGCCTACGCCGAAGGCGGCGACCATGCCGAAGGCGTGGCGGCCTTCCTGGCCCGCCGCCCCCCGCGGTTCGAAGGGAACTAG
- a CDS encoding tripartite tricarboxylate transporter substrate binding protein has protein sequence MNLRQFSLAACARAAVVVAGLAGMAWQAPSALADTWPSKPVTVIVPFPAGGGTDAFARPLTAQLSKQLGKQFVIDNRGGAGGTLGASLAAKAAPDGYTVFIGGAHHAIAPSFYKKLDYDIEKDFIPVTVIAQPPQVIVVNPSRVHANTLQELLDYARKNPGKLNYGSAGNGSSHHLAGELFKLQTKTLITHIPYKGAGPALSDLIAGQVDMMFDGLGSSAQHIRAGRIKALAVASAKRSPAFPNVPTAAEAGVPNYEVSTWYAMWVPKGTPKEIVDRLYTETEKALNTPELKQVWISNGSETPQFTQEQFAQFQRSEIKRWAQVVQLSDAKID, from the coding sequence ATGAATCTTCGTCAGTTCAGCCTGGCCGCGTGCGCGCGCGCCGCCGTCGTGGTCGCTGGCCTTGCCGGCATGGCATGGCAGGCGCCGTCCGCGCTGGCGGATACCTGGCCGTCCAAGCCGGTCACGGTCATCGTGCCGTTCCCCGCAGGCGGCGGCACCGACGCCTTCGCGCGCCCGCTGACCGCGCAGCTCTCCAAGCAGCTCGGCAAGCAGTTCGTGATCGATAACCGCGGCGGTGCCGGCGGCACCCTTGGGGCGAGCCTGGCGGCCAAGGCCGCGCCGGACGGATACACGGTCTTTATCGGCGGTGCGCACCACGCGATTGCGCCATCGTTCTACAAGAAGCTCGACTACGACATCGAAAAGGATTTCATCCCCGTCACGGTGATCGCCCAGCCGCCCCAGGTCATCGTGGTGAACCCGTCGCGCGTGCACGCCAATACGCTGCAGGAACTGCTCGACTACGCACGCAAGAATCCGGGCAAGCTTAACTATGGCTCGGCGGGCAACGGCTCCTCGCACCATCTCGCGGGCGAGCTGTTCAAGCTGCAGACCAAGACCCTGATCACGCATATTCCCTACAAGGGCGCGGGCCCGGCGCTGTCGGACCTGATCGCCGGCCAGGTCGACATGATGTTCGACGGCCTTGGCTCATCCGCGCAACATATTCGCGCCGGCCGCATCAAGGCGCTGGCGGTGGCATCGGCCAAGCGCTCGCCGGCATTCCCGAATGTGCCGACCGCGGCGGAGGCGGGCGTGCCGAACTACGAGGTGTCGACCTGGTACGCGATGTGGGTGCCCAAGGGCACGCCGAAGGAGATCGTCGACCGCCTGTACACCGAGACCGAGAAGGCCCTGAATACGCCCGAGCTCAAGCAGGTCTGGATCAGCAATGGCTCGGAAACGCCGCAGTTCACCCAGGAGCAGTTCGCCCAGTTCCAGCGCAGCGAGATCAAGCGCTGGGCCCAGGTGGTGCAGCTCTCCGACGCCAAGATCGACTGA
- a CDS encoding malonyl-CoA synthase, translating into MNANLFALFETRFPADRSACCIETHDGLYYSWDDLDRATAKLANLLTGLGLPEGARVAVQVEKSPEALFLYLATLRAGYVYLPLNTAYQEAEIDYFVGNAEPSVVVCSSKNFGWVSKVAFRHGTSYVFTLDEDRTGSLLSRAAARPDTFETEQRAEDDLAAILYTSGTTGRSKGAMLTHGNLASNAQTLHEYWGWRSDDVLLHMLPIFHVHGLFVASHGALLAGAKMIWAPKLDMAQVLKFLPRSTVMMGVPTYYVRMLQESRFDDDTCRRMRLFVSGSAPLLLETFEEFRKRTGHTILERYGMSETVMLVSNPYDSALGERIGGTVGMPLPGVSVRVVDGEGRPSAIGEIGNIEVKGPNVFKGYWRMPEKTREEFTADGWFKTGDVGRFGGAIVSQAGERPVPDNYVTIVGRSKDLIISGGYNVYPKEIESFIDEMPGVAESAVIGVPHVDFGEAVVAVVVKKPGADLDEGDLIGSLKGRIANFKVPKRVHVVEELPRNTMGKVQKNVLRQQFAAL; encoded by the coding sequence ATGAACGCCAACCTGTTCGCACTGTTCGAAACCCGCTTTCCCGCCGACCGCAGCGCCTGCTGTATCGAGACGCACGACGGCCTGTACTACAGCTGGGACGATCTCGACCGCGCCACCGCCAAGCTGGCCAACCTGCTGACCGGCCTGGGCCTGCCCGAAGGCGCGCGCGTGGCCGTGCAAGTGGAGAAATCGCCCGAAGCGCTGTTCCTCTACCTGGCCACGCTGCGCGCCGGCTATGTCTACCTGCCGCTGAACACGGCCTACCAGGAAGCGGAGATCGACTACTTCGTCGGCAATGCCGAGCCGTCGGTGGTGGTGTGCAGCAGCAAGAATTTCGGCTGGGTATCGAAGGTGGCCTTCCGCCACGGCACCAGCTACGTTTTCACACTCGACGAAGACCGCACCGGCTCCCTGCTGTCGCGCGCCGCGGCCCGGCCCGATACCTTCGAGACCGAGCAGCGCGCCGAAGATGACCTGGCGGCCATCCTCTATACGTCCGGCACCACCGGGCGCAGCAAGGGCGCGATGCTGACGCACGGCAACCTGGCCTCCAACGCGCAGACGCTGCACGAATACTGGGGCTGGCGCAGCGACGACGTGCTGCTGCACATGCTGCCGATCTTCCACGTGCACGGCCTGTTCGTCGCCTCGCACGGCGCGCTGCTGGCCGGTGCCAAGATGATCTGGGCGCCGAAGCTGGACATGGCGCAGGTGCTGAAATTCCTGCCGCGTTCCACGGTGATGATGGGCGTGCCGACCTACTACGTGCGCATGCTGCAGGAGTCGCGCTTCGACGACGACACCTGCCGCCGCATGCGCCTGTTCGTCTCGGGCTCAGCGCCGCTGCTGCTGGAGACCTTTGAAGAATTCCGCAAGCGCACGGGCCACACCATCCTCGAGCGCTACGGCATGAGCGAGACCGTGATGCTGGTCTCCAACCCGTACGACAGCGCGCTGGGCGAACGCATCGGCGGCACTGTCGGCATGCCGCTGCCCGGCGTGTCGGTGCGCGTGGTCGATGGCGAGGGCCGGCCCAGCGCGATCGGCGAGATCGGCAATATCGAGGTCAAGGGCCCGAACGTGTTCAAGGGCTACTGGCGCATGCCGGAGAAGACGCGCGAGGAATTCACCGCGGACGGCTGGTTCAAGACCGGCGACGTGGGCCGCTTTGGGGGCGCCATCGTCAGCCAGGCCGGCGAGCGTCCGGTGCCGGACAACTATGTGACCATTGTCGGGCGCAGCAAGGACCTGATCATCTCCGGTGGCTACAACGTCTATCCGAAGGAGATCGAGAGTTTCATCGACGAGATGCCGGGCGTGGCCGAGAGCGCGGTGATCGGCGTGCCGCATGTCGATTTCGGCGAGGCGGTGGTGGCGGTAGTGGTGAAGAAGCCAGGCGCCGACCTCGACGAGGGCGATCTGATCGGCTCGCTCAAGGGCCGCATCGCCAACTTCAAGGTCCCCAAGCGCGTGCACGTGGTGGAAGAGCTGCCGCGCAACACCATGGGCAAGGTGCAGAAGAACGTGCTGCGGCAGCAGTTCGCCGCGCTCTGA